One genomic region from Rosa rugosa chromosome 1, drRosRugo1.1, whole genome shotgun sequence encodes:
- the LOC133708224 gene encoding mogroside IE synthase-like → MERECETISAAPAEILVFPFPGQGHMCPMVQFSKRLASKGLRVTVVSTISAAKSIQQSPAHAQAFQVEFISDGSKEENKSETLDEAIERFKKATTQTLTELIINIQNKNTTTTICTSNGDHASSVEQVPPKLKLKLVIYDSGMPWVLDIARQQGIEGAPFFTQSCAVASVYYHFREGACKISTTTPTSGLDDDSEAANHGRSSPSTDTILLPAMPPLGVNDLPSFLCDTHSYPVLCKHTLNQFSNFREAKWQLYNTFDTLEHEVVKWMTSQSWAVKTVGPTIPSMFLDKRFEDDKDYSFNLFEPVETYLKWLDSKETGSVVYASFGSYGSLETKQVEEIAWGLKNSNYHFLWVVRELEKEKLPKNFIKEVSDSADQKGLVVSWCSQLRVLAHKALGCFVTHCGWNSTLEALSLGAPMVAMPQWTDQTTNAKFVEDVWKAGVRVRVDEKLGVATKEEIANCIRQVMEQEKGVEIRKALSNWKQLAKEAVNQGGSSDQNIEEFVAQLLLI, encoded by the exons ATGGAGAGGGAATGTGAAACAATATCTGCTGCTCCAGCTGAGATCCTAGTATTCCCATTTCCTGGTCAGGGCCATATGTGCCCAATGGTTCAGTTCTCCAAGCGACTTGCCTCTAAAGGTCTTAGAGTCACAGTCGTCTCAACCATCTCTGCTGCCAAGTCTATTCAGCAAAGTCCGGCCCATGCCCAAGCTTTCCAAGTAGAATTCATTTCGGATGGTtccaaagaagaaaacaagtcTGAAACTTTGGACGAAGCTATTGAGCGTTTCAAAAAGGCAACTACACAAACTCTAACCGAACTTATCATCAACATCCAGAACAAGAACACCACTACTACTATCTGTACTAGCAATGGTGATCATGCCTCCTCGGTGGAACAGGTTCCACCCAAGCTCAAGCTCAAGCTCGTGATTTACGACTCAGGGATGCCGTGGGTTTTGGATATAGCGCGACAACAAGGCATAGAAGGAGCTCCTTTTTTTACACAGTCATGCGCGGTTGCATCCGTCTACTATCACTTCCGTGAAGGGGCATGTAAGATAAGTACTACTACTCCCACCTCTGGTTTAGATGACGACTCAGAAGCTGCTAATCATGGAAGATCATCACCATCTAccgacacaatattattgccgGCTATGCCACCACTTGGAGTCAATGACTTACCATCTTTTCTATGTGATACTCATTCCTATCCAGTTTTATGTAAACATACCCTGAATCAATTCTCCAATTTCCGGGAAGCAAAATGGCAATTGTACAACACTTTTGATACGTTAGAACATGAG GTAGTCAAATGGATGACAAGTCAGTCTTGGGCAGTGAAGACAGTAGGACCAACAATTCCGTCAATGTTTCTGGACAAGCGATTTGAAGATGACAAAGACTATAGTTTCAACCTCTTCGAGCCTGTGGAGACTTACTTGAAGTGGCTTGACTCCAAGGAAACTGGCTCAGTGGTTTATGCATCATTTGGAAGCTACGGTAGCCTAGAAACGAAGCAAGTGGAGGAAATAGCTTGGGGTCTGAAGAACAGCAACTACCACTTCTTGTGGGTAGTCAGAGAATTAGAGAAGGAGAAGCTTCCGAAGAATTTCATAAAGGAGGTATCAGATTCAGCTGATCAGAAGGGTCTTGTCGTGAGTTGGTGCTCGCAGCTGCGAGTCTTGGCTCACAAGGCCTTAGGATGCTTTGTTACTCACTGCGGATGGAATTCGACCCTTGAAGCTTTGAGCTTAGGGGCCCCGATGGTGGCAATGCCGCAATGGACTGATCAAACAACAAACGCCAAGTTTGTTGAGGATGTGTGGAAAGCAGGAGTTAGAGTGAGAGTGGATGAGAAATTAGGTGTTGCAACAAAAGAAGAGATAGCTAACTGTATTAGGCAAGTCATGGAACAGGAAAAAGGGGTGGAGATCAGAAAGGCTTTATCAAATTGGAAGCAATTGGCTAAAGAGGCAGTCAACCAAGGGGGAAGCTCCGATCAAAATATTGAGGAGTTTGTGGCACAACTTCTGTTAATTTGA
- the LOC133708268 gene encoding mogroside IE synthase-like, translating to MEMEKKQMEMTMGNGNGAAAEAQPQPQPQPQPQSHVLVFPFPVQGHMNPMVQFAKRLVSKGLKVTVVTTISAMHRFQAAPERLSSLGFDLELISDGSEFVHRTESIDESTERFTRVTTQTLADLITRIKNKSKSKKKNGTSTPHSDDHDDDASSSYPELKFLVYHSGMPWALDIARQHGIDGAPFFTNSSSVVAIYEHFLQGALKIPSEIDRSTTTLSLPSMPPLGFADLPSFLRDVDSYPAYLELTLGQYSNIGTLKWLFICTFEKLEEEVVKWMINQEWPVRTIGPTVPSMFLDKRLEDDKEYSLSMFKPNVETCMEWLDSKESSSIVYASFGSLANLKMEQIEELAWGLRDMNYNFMWAVRESEMEKLPGNFLEETSEKGLVVSWCPQLQVLAHKAVRCFVTHCGWNSVLEALSFGVPMVTMPQWADQATNAKFVEDVWKAGVRVKKNEKGIATKQEIAKCIKQVMEEEKGMKMRKASLRWKELAKEAVDEGGSSDKNIEEFVAEVKLI from the exons atggaaatggagaagaaaCAAATGGAAATGACAATGGGAAACGGCAATGGTGCAGCGGCTGAAGCTCAACCGCAACCGCAACCGCAACCTCAACCTCAAAGTCACGTCCTGGTATTCCCCTTTCCTGTTCAGGGTCACATGAACCCAATGGTCCAATTCGCCAAGCGCCTCGTCTCCAAGGGTCTCAAGGTCACAGTAGTCACTACCATCTCTGCCATGCACCGGTTCCAAGCAGCACCCGAACGACTAAGCTCTTTAGGATTCGACCTCGAACTAATTTCCGACGGCTCCGAATTTGTTCACAGAACCGAATCCATTGACGAATCCACTGAGCGTTTCACAAGGGTGACTACACAGACTTTAGCCGACCTCATCACCAGGATCAAGAACAAGAGCAAGAGCAAGAAAAAGAATGGTACTAGTACTCCTCATAGCGACGATCATGATGATGATGCCAGCAGCAGCTACCCGGAACTGAAATTCTTGGTGTACCACTCAGGTATGCCGTGGGCTTTAGATATAGCGCGACAACACGGCATAGATGGAGCTCCATTCTTCACAAACTCATCTTCAGTCGTAGCCATCTACGAACACTTCCTTCAAGGAGCACTAAAGATTCCCTCAGAAATTGATCGGTCCACTACAACATTATCACTGCCTTCTATGCCACCTCTAGGTTTCGCTGATCTACCCTCATTTCTTCGTGATGTTGACTCCTACCCAGCTTATCTTGAACTTACTCTCGGTCAATACTCCAATATCGGAACACTAAAATGGCTCTTCATTTGCACTTTTGAAAAGTTGGAAGAGGAG GTAGTGAAATGGATGATAAATCAAGAGTGGCCGGTCAGGACCATAGGACCAACGGTTCCATCAATGTTTTTGGACAAACGATTGGAGGATGACAAGGAATATAGCCTCAGTATGTTCAAACCTAATGTGGAGACTTGTATGGAGTGGCTAGACTCTAAAGAATCTAGCTCCATCGTTTATGCATCATTTGGAAGCTTGGCCAATCTCAAAATGGAGCAGATAGAGGAGCTAGCATGGGGACTGAGGGATATGAACTACAACTTCATGTGGGCAGTTAGAGAATCAGAAATGGAAAAACTTCCTGGTAATTTCTTAGAGGAGACATCAGAGAAGGGTTTGGTTGTGAGCTGGTGCCCTCAGCTACAAGTTTTGGCTCACAAAGCTGTGCGATGCTTTGTTACTCATTGCGGATGGAATTCCGTTCTCGAAGCATTGAGCTTTGGAGTACCGATGGTGACAATGCCACAATGGGCTGATCAAGCAACTAATGCCAAATTTGTTGAGGATGTATGGAAAGCAGGAGTCAGAGTGAAGAAGAATGAGAAGGGTATTGCTACAAAACAAGAAATAGCAAAGTGTATTAAGCAAGTTATGGAAGAGGAGAAAGGGATGAAGATGAGAAAAGCTTCATTAAGGTGGAAAGAACTAGCTAAAGAGGCAGTCGATGAAGGGGGTAGTTCTGATAAGAACATTGAAGAATTTGTTGCAGAAGTTAAGTTAATTTGA